A DNA window from Niabella yanshanensis contains the following coding sequences:
- a CDS encoding SusC/RagA family TonB-linked outer membrane protein → MQVTKQHAAGRLKYLTSVLFVLIITATTYAQNRVTVKGVVKNELGDPQSGVSVTNKDSKVNLAVTSNTGSFSITIPAGTVIEFTHIQFLAYTHKVSAADSILEVTLALNKGKVEEDVVVQGFTKRNKELQTGASTVVKGEALQDIPVNNVVSLLQGKVAGLNIQNNLSSPGAGPTITLNGSSSINISSDGFLSPTSPLFIIDGVQVDVNSKYEYGFQSGGAGINPLSLIPPEDIEQIEVLQDAAAASLYGARAAYGVIIVTTKRGKSKVPRIQYSGNLTYKIPPPMRKTVGGAEERWTRINTILNYDTASAEVSKALVNSSSFLSDSLNPYFNNSTNWQDYVVAPTWSQNHNLSILGGARSFNYKTNITYYDDKNIVRNTGFSRYGLSMFAEYIPVDKFRMAMSLNGQFGETQTGSSTGATLGDLAGLSNLSSLFPKPSQYSDQSAAIANGYIKSENTSKSLLSSFDISYEFIEGLRVSNLFSYRFATGVMDFFTPAFLRGGSNYGYLYNDRDKDFNNRTQLAWNKIIERHTFSLSAFNEVNATSSRAEAVQIVQTPSDQIEGGFGYNATFTKGGTLNNIRDERIHGYGVYGSYNFDKKYVFDASYRTDRTSINGPNQGAQVSPSVAARWNIHNEKFAQNWSEWLTTASLKGSWGQTIKPNGSIFDVYGKYVFGSRFNNDPTYLLDFETIPNVNFLAEENTTTSFTAELGLFQNRLTIEYLYKYQTVDNLTLDISLNNTNGFTRLKTVDGSLAKYSHSFSLTGRPIDLPKIKWTLSANASINRTVMAQLPDGLREYVISDFNDANSEVPVVLRLGRNQFSNLMYRTEGVYASDADVPVNPATGLRKQFGNSQGLYFKAGDPIWTDVNGDYIIDEKDLVPLGNPEPRLFGGINSNLIVHDFTLRFGIQYFIGRDVINMAAAQRFQAYTKPLTPSAMLSIADYNYWKPTHSGDLSNGTAGADFPNPFDFRRANSLGSFRTNQTMFLENGSYWKLGDVTLLYNVPMNVISRYGMSSLRLSFSAYNLLILTKYTGANPEQVSALGRDVSNGYPNAKQFSFGVSVQF, encoded by the coding sequence ATGCAAGTAACTAAACAACATGCTGCGGGAAGGTTAAAATATCTGACAAGTGTACTATTTGTTTTGATAATAACTGCTACAACCTACGCGCAGAATCGTGTAACGGTCAAGGGGGTAGTCAAAAATGAATTGGGTGATCCTCAATCGGGGGTATCCGTTACCAACAAAGATTCGAAGGTGAATTTAGCTGTAACTAGTAATACCGGATCATTCAGTATTACAATACCTGCAGGAACTGTAATAGAATTTACTCATATTCAATTTCTGGCCTATACTCATAAAGTGTCGGCGGCCGATAGTATTTTGGAAGTTACATTAGCGTTAAATAAAGGCAAGGTCGAGGAGGATGTAGTGGTGCAAGGCTTTACTAAAAGAAATAAGGAGTTGCAAACTGGCGCCAGTACTGTGGTAAAAGGAGAAGCTTTACAGGATATTCCTGTTAATAACGTGGTATCCTTATTACAAGGTAAAGTAGCCGGTTTAAATATACAGAATAATTTATCTAGCCCTGGGGCCGGTCCAACTATTACATTAAACGGTAGCTCCTCTATTAATATCAGTAGTGATGGTTTTCTATCGCCCACCTCGCCGTTATTTATTATTGATGGTGTGCAGGTTGATGTTAATTCAAAATATGAGTATGGATTTCAGTCAGGAGGCGCGGGTATTAACCCCTTATCCTTAATACCACCGGAAGATATTGAGCAGATAGAAGTACTACAAGACGCCGCTGCGGCATCTTTATATGGAGCAAGAGCCGCTTACGGGGTAATTATAGTTACTACTAAACGTGGAAAGTCTAAAGTGCCTAGAATTCAATACTCTGGTAACCTGACTTATAAGATTCCGCCGCCGATGAGGAAAACGGTAGGAGGGGCAGAGGAACGCTGGACGCGTATTAACACGATTCTTAATTACGATACGGCTTCGGCTGAAGTGTCAAAAGCTTTAGTAAACTCTTCTTCCTTTTTGTCGGATAGTTTGAACCCGTATTTCAATAATTCTACTAACTGGCAGGATTATGTAGTAGCCCCAACCTGGAGCCAAAACCATAATCTCAGCATTTTGGGTGGCGCCAGGTCTTTTAATTATAAAACGAATATCACTTATTATGATGATAAAAATATAGTAAGAAATACTGGATTTTCAAGGTATGGTTTGTCCATGTTTGCCGAATATATTCCAGTAGACAAATTCAGAATGGCGATGTCTCTGAACGGCCAGTTTGGAGAAACTCAAACGGGGTCAAGTACAGGGGCTACCCTGGGTGATTTAGCCGGCTTGTCTAACTTAAGTTCGCTTTTCCCTAAACCTTCTCAATACTCCGACCAGTCGGCAGCTATTGCTAACGGGTATATTAAAAGTGAAAACACATCTAAGAGTTTACTATCCAGCTTTGATATCAGCTATGAGTTTATTGAAGGTTTGCGTGTGTCTAATTTGTTTAGCTATCGGTTTGCAACTGGTGTTATGGACTTTTTTACCCCGGCATTTTTAAGAGGGGGATCTAATTATGGCTATCTATATAACGACAGGGACAAAGACTTTAATAACCGAACCCAACTGGCCTGGAACAAAATAATAGAAAGACACACTTTTAGTTTATCGGCTTTTAATGAAGTTAATGCCACCAGTTCGAGGGCAGAAGCCGTACAAATTGTTCAAACCCCAAGCGATCAAATAGAGGGTGGTTTTGGTTACAATGCTACTTTCACTAAAGGAGGTACATTAAACAACATACGGGATGAACGAATTCATGGGTATGGAGTCTATGGTAGCTATAATTTTGATAAAAAGTATGTTTTTGATGCGAGTTATCGTACGGATAGAACTTCTATTAACGGTCCTAATCAGGGAGCCCAGGTAAGCCCTTCTGTGGCAGCCCGATGGAATATCCATAATGAAAAATTTGCTCAAAACTGGTCCGAGTGGCTTACTACTGCTTCCTTAAAGGGTAGCTGGGGGCAAACCATTAAACCCAACGGCAGCATTTTTGATGTATATGGAAAATACGTTTTTGGCTCAAGGTTTAACAATGATCCCACCTATCTGCTTGACTTCGAAACCATACCTAATGTTAACTTTTTAGCTGAAGAAAACACTACTACAAGTTTCACAGCCGAACTTGGGCTTTTTCAAAACCGCCTGACTATCGAGTATCTTTACAAATATCAAACTGTTGACAATTTAACGTTAGATATATCATTAAACAATACTAACGGTTTTACAAGGCTAAAAACTGTCGACGGCAGCCTTGCTAAATATAGTCACTCCTTTTCCCTCACCGGCAGACCAATAGATTTACCTAAAATTAAGTGGACACTTAGCGCCAATGCATCTATTAATAGAACAGTTATGGCCCAGTTGCCAGATGGGCTAAGAGAATATGTTATCAGCGACTTTAATGATGCCAACTCAGAGGTTCCCGTTGTATTGCGTTTAGGCAGAAACCAGTTCTCTAATTTAATGTACCGTACGGAAGGGGTTTACGCGAGTGACGCCGATGTTCCTGTTAATCCTGCCACCGGGTTAAGAAAACAGTTTGGCAACAGTCAGGGCTTATACTTTAAAGCCGGAGACCCGATATGGACGGACGTGAACGGAGATTATATAATAGACGAAAAAGACCTTGTGCCATTAGGAAATCCCGAACCCAGGCTTTTTGGTGGTATTAATTCCAATTTAATAGTGCATGATTTTACGCTGAGATTTGGTATCCAGTATTTTATTGGTCGTGATGTAATTAATATGGCGGCAGCGCAAAGATTTCAGGCTTATACAAAACCTCTGACTCCTTCTGCAATGTTGTCGATTGCTGACTATAACTACTGGAAGCCTACCCACTCAGGTGATCTTAGTAATGGTACGGCAGGAGCCGATTTTCCGAATCCTTTCGATTTTAGAAGAGCCAATTCCCTGGGAAGTTTTAGAACCAATCAAACGATGTTTTTAGAAAATGGTTCTTACTGGAAGTTAGGCGATGTTACGCTCTTATATAATGTGCCGATGAATGTGATTTCAAGATATGGGATGTCGTCTTTGAGGCTTAGTTTCAGCGCTTACAACCTCCTTATTTTAACTAAATACACAGGAGCTAATCCGGAACAGGTGTCTGCTTTAGGACGTGATGTGTCTAATGGGTATCCCAATGCTAAACAGTTTTCTTTTGGTGTTAGTGTTCAATTTTAA
- a CDS encoding DUF5007 domain-containing protein, protein MMKSSKNILRPQIVVLLILIGLGWGCDKYFPEERENIGEDSQYTQELFEPVLGRNNSYSAFFKGTTTYPATFQIRNIRRRNGEPAPELQSVLPVTVWKNAYTGKETSLEELKAKQEVQNRPVLEVAQYSGDIIVWNTARSNFIRALPDSGYLFDIEVSSSGGRRFFRDLKLMPYRERPTEPSNRDAANGHELSPGVFAASLLNVKGDSTNRYMSSGDLMISMKRMEGSNDSKITFRFLDKNGQLINPDKFSKTNWNNLVHGFNPVITSTGVTYDVLYPIPLVKIKTEYTTTDGDRAVVTFSYERIGFGGVIETAIIRFPFAIYESGNWEVLFQFVTDNPKFSNE, encoded by the coding sequence ATGATGAAAAGCAGTAAAAATATTCTTAGACCGCAAATCGTTGTTCTATTGATTTTGATAGGACTAGGCTGGGGCTGCGATAAATATTTTCCCGAAGAGCGTGAAAATATAGGCGAAGATTCTCAGTATACTCAAGAGTTGTTCGAGCCGGTGCTTGGTCGCAATAATTCGTACAGCGCATTTTTCAAGGGAACTACAACCTATCCGGCAACGTTCCAGATTAGAAATATAAGGCGTAGAAACGGTGAGCCTGCACCGGAGCTGCAGTCCGTTTTGCCGGTTACGGTTTGGAAAAACGCTTATACCGGAAAGGAAACCTCCCTTGAAGAATTGAAAGCTAAGCAGGAAGTTCAAAACAGGCCTGTATTGGAAGTAGCTCAATATTCCGGAGATATTATTGTGTGGAATACAGCACGTTCTAATTTTATCAGGGCTTTACCTGATTCCGGTTATTTATTTGATATAGAAGTTTCCAGTTCAGGAGGTCGGCGTTTTTTCAGGGATTTAAAATTAATGCCTTATCGAGAACGTCCAACAGAACCCTCTAACAGGGATGCTGCCAATGGCCATGAGCTTTCACCCGGCGTATTTGCTGCATCCTTATTAAATGTAAAAGGAGATAGTACCAACCGCTATATGTCATCAGGAGACTTAATGATTTCTATGAAAAGAATGGAAGGAAGCAATGACAGCAAAATTACCTTTCGTTTTTTAGATAAAAATGGTCAATTAATTAACCCTGATAAGTTCTCTAAAACAAATTGGAACAATCTCGTACATGGCTTTAATCCGGTAATAACAAGCACCGGGGTAACTTATGATGTGCTTTATCCTATTCCTTTAGTAAAAATCAAAACGGAGTATACTACTACAGACGGAGATAGAGCAGTAGTGACTTTTAGTTATGAAAGAATAGGGTTTGGAGGAGTAATTGAGACTGCAATAATTAGATTTCCATTCGCCATATATGAATCAGGTAATTGGGAAGTACTATTCCAATTTGTAACAGACAATCCAAAGTTTTCAAACGAATAA
- a CDS encoding fasciclin domain-containing protein: MKLNAIIVSLIVFAIGGCTKIDNTYKSAKAPEINFRGNAYEYLQSQTGVYDSLLKAISRVPGLEDTLKTGNITLFAANNRSFELAFLNINQARMDSVPQMPLADINSVDVDVLDSVLCKYMIRSKIKSSDLYSSLSDGIDVETIKYGYSMNMKLLFTNANGYVAGGPKLINFSDRNRSIFTRYWITTQTSTIDISADNAVINLLTSGHDFGFGSTFIRAVNKR; this comes from the coding sequence ATGAAACTAAATGCAATTATAGTGTCTTTAATAGTATTTGCTATAGGGGGCTGTACTAAAATAGACAACACCTATAAAAGTGCGAAAGCGCCTGAAATTAATTTTCGTGGGAATGCGTATGAGTATCTTCAATCTCAAACAGGCGTATACGACTCTTTGTTAAAAGCAATCAGCCGCGTTCCGGGTTTAGAGGATACCCTTAAAACCGGGAACATTACATTGTTTGCTGCTAATAACAGAAGCTTTGAACTGGCCTTCCTCAATATTAATCAGGCCAGGATGGATTCTGTTCCGCAAATGCCCCTTGCAGATATTAACTCTGTTGATGTGGACGTATTGGATAGCGTTTTATGCAAGTATATGATACGGAGTAAAATAAAAAGCAGCGATTTATATTCTTCTTTATCTGATGGAATAGACGTTGAAACCATAAAGTACGGATATTCTATGAACATGAAACTCTTATTCACGAATGCAAATGGGTATGTTGCCGGTGGCCCTAAGCTTATAAATTTTAGCGATAGAAACAGATCCATATTTACCAGGTATTGGATCACAACACAAACCTCTACCATCGATATTTCTGCAGATAATGCGGTAATAAACCTTTTGACCTCCGGCCATGATTTTGGTTTTGGAAGCACATTTATCAGAGCTGTGAACAAAAGATAG
- a CDS encoding RagB/SusD family nutrient uptake outer membrane protein: MKKMVSSKKYIQRIICLFIWAAIMAGSWSCNKKLDVDSTRVATEAASWDSYDDARGGLIGLYGLFRAAVANNNAHWIYGELRSGDFKAVTRPDLKAVIDGQLNASYRLIDEASNWRKFYAMINASNVFIENVAGCLADARYTESYLNLDIAQARALRAFAYFYMVRIWGDVPLITTSGEGQNFPEITRTDKNAVLSFAESELIAVASNLPYLYSVSGEDFKFPNNYYDYSQAEWGGRPFSRIAAYSILAHISAWKEDYVNAAIYTEFIMNNYSKSRIATVSTNTMVSSSNSGLFNRGTNGTDIYPIFSFSFIKQDGEATFNGHIEQLTLANTPSFPMSKLLPDLYIPKTAIVDMFAHTNGKDERFGVDPTATEEGSLLTNYFENYNAEIPVFKKIRIVDDGAATGMFAQFTSSLVFTRLEEIKLLRAEALTVLGKYTDATTLLNSVRTSRGLDNVLGTSTDPEEIIKEIFKERRRELVGEGWHWYDLVRENRLLKNNASFNELLTRDGIYWPLAQEVLNNNTTLVQNSYWLGR, encoded by the coding sequence ATGAAAAAAATGGTTTCCTCAAAAAAATATATACAACGAATCATTTGCCTGTTTATTTGGGCGGCAATAATGGCCGGCAGTTGGTCTTGCAATAAAAAATTAGATGTCGATTCTACCCGTGTAGCTACCGAAGCCGCCAGTTGGGACTCCTATGACGATGCACGTGGCGGGCTTATTGGTCTATATGGGTTATTTCGTGCTGCAGTGGCTAACAATAATGCGCACTGGATATATGGCGAGTTACGCAGCGGTGATTTTAAGGCTGTAACAAGACCCGATTTAAAGGCCGTAATTGACGGACAGCTTAATGCATCGTACCGTTTAATTGATGAGGCAAGCAACTGGAGGAAATTTTATGCAATGATAAATGCCAGCAATGTATTTATTGAAAACGTAGCAGGTTGCCTTGCCGATGCAAGATATACAGAGTCTTATCTGAATTTGGATATAGCCCAGGCAAGAGCTTTAAGAGCATTTGCTTATTTTTATATGGTGCGTATATGGGGCGATGTCCCATTGATCACTACTTCGGGCGAAGGACAAAATTTTCCGGAAATCACACGCACTGACAAAAATGCCGTGTTGAGTTTTGCTGAGAGCGAACTTATTGCTGTTGCTTCCAATCTACCTTATTTATACTCTGTATCCGGGGAAGATTTTAAATTCCCTAATAATTATTATGATTATTCCCAGGCCGAATGGGGAGGAAGGCCCTTTAGCCGGATTGCCGCTTATTCCATATTAGCGCATATTTCTGCCTGGAAAGAAGATTACGTAAATGCGGCTATTTATACGGAGTTTATCATGAACAACTATTCCAAAAGCAGAATAGCTACCGTATCTACCAATACCATGGTATCTTCTTCGAATTCCGGCCTCTTTAACAGGGGAACAAATGGCACCGATATCTATCCTATATTTTCTTTTTCGTTTATTAAGCAAGATGGCGAAGCTACTTTTAACGGACATATAGAGCAGTTAACGCTGGCTAATACGCCGTCCTTTCCTATGTCTAAATTGTTGCCAGATCTTTATATACCTAAAACGGCAATTGTAGACATGTTCGCCCATACCAACGGTAAGGACGAAAGATTTGGTGTAGACCCAACTGCGACAGAAGAAGGGTCTTTGCTAACTAATTATTTTGAAAACTACAATGCAGAAATTCCCGTATTCAAAAAGATAAGGATAGTAGATGATGGCGCTGCAACCGGCATGTTTGCTCAATTTACCTCTTCGTTGGTATTTACGCGCCTGGAAGAAATCAAACTATTGCGGGCAGAAGCATTAACCGTATTAGGTAAGTATACGGATGCAACTACATTGCTCAATAGTGTACGCACTTCTCGGGGGCTGGATAATGTATTAGGCACTTCTACTGATCCTGAAGAAATAATTAAAGAGATTTTTAAGGAAAGGAGAAGGGAGCTTGTAGGAGAGGGATGGCACTGGTATGACTTAGTAAGAGAAAATCGCTTATTAAAAAATAACGCCTCTTTTAACGAACTCCTTACCCGTGATGGTATTTACTGGCCGCTTGCGCAGGAAGTATTGAACAATAACACCACATTAGTTCAAAATAGTTACTGGTTAGGTCGGTAA